In Osmia bicornis bicornis chromosome 10, iOsmBic2.1, whole genome shotgun sequence, one genomic interval encodes:
- the LOC114874242 gene encoding mediator of RNA polymerase II transcription subunit 14 isoform X2 → MAPVPLEGHQTPVTNNIPQEGNRGGSISLGMLIDFIIQRTYHELTVLAELLPRKTDMERKIEIYNFSARTRQLYVRLLALVKWANSASKVDKSAHIMAFLDKQSLLFVDTADMLARMARDTLVHARLPNFHIPAAVEVLTTGTYSRLPACIRERIVPPDPITPAEKRSTLQRLNQVIQHRLVTGNLLPQMRNLKIEAGRVTFLVEQEFSVSLTVMGDGPTVPWRLLELEILVSDRETGDGKALVHPLQTRYVHQVVQLRLAESSNPLSEVYHILHYFCQSLQLEVLYSQTLRLIRDRLDDHIHVDEYTPGKCLSVSYWRELTSKDPRSELGYKLTVQVDQHDPARPLAIVHVPSLGSKESEIADRAIRSDQLSMECLLVHTIYVRTRSRLLDLKQELQTMLKDVECTLAGSPAILSVPILQPCLRAEHLLVTVDTHTGMLQCHVPQYEAPLVPELTAALNGDHSRLPTLISELRFWITQRRCEKTLQHLPATSHERLPVLLHPDHPISKISRHRMFVQLHRHPTVILIVAFKEKETSPCEIECSFYLAVVKHSSIEDDPHDDSIETEIPKMYLKVQSLIEFDTFVITHGPFTSVDNEATEISAKRRSAGPSGRADTGTILQNRRSKQPAYFIPELAHVVALCDERIPFVTLAQELTRREIAHQGLQVEANATALVLKLVQLPAPSAAISSSSAWYALLKRLLSVSIRVQGKGMAKTWMAEFVFYGSPLSSSHPKEQGLRRPVYFQYEMGTADTVSRTVDALLNDWAQIVHLYSLVHDLAEYFKMEKYNLRNMVSIKSYNYSKLVLTYGPNRGATVTIQWSIDDKAFKLIFGRSPMSTASNAHSIMKEQLESHLNRHRNLAQLIHILHETLQPLTSISKLPTIPQLCVYNSRPQVPVQTFTIMPQCVTLVRIAYQGMYCLELRLRGGGLVSLRDGAYSRFDRSYVVDEFTPTQGLKAFLSKYVDESAVFRRRSQSEDDNPPSPVTMDSDGGSGSGNVGFLSHHRSGPQSPAQQRDGLRFHPPLTPPSGSNPHTPASPHTANISQTNQHQSFGSSPATSFNLASPPSLPPNTPNMLPHPSPGSGLVANSPLNPMHVPSPAGLMPTSSPGPCSNVQVGHSPAGSFMQTGHIDGSPFPSSQSMASPAASNWPGSPSVPRPSPARPAQSPGHAALHSPQASDHKTGTHISRVLPQRSWAGAVPTLLTHEALELLCCPSPHPSGLSGPDLSPLERFLGCIYMRRQFQRFIQTDDCLTAINSTEPGVVHFKVESLQCRVGLNPQHLQSLHIKVQPLPEHKDQWTLEELQIIEKFFDTRAAAPPYKPNTLSGFGRMLNVPFNVLKDFVQIMKLELVPGLAQQQQLKWNVQWCLRIPPSGTPIVPTGMAAVLVCRNKILFFLQITRIGLPYQGETPSLVLPLVYDVSTNLTQLAEKRDPSPASAMAAASLQLKRFAEYGANQSECSLFPAVRDLLANLTLPSEPPVMSQVVPSPAGGQVTPTQQIQSPAMQLHSPMAGNQGPPQAPYGIQGMPPVGIMGGPPQ, encoded by the exons atggcTCCAGTGCCTTTAGAGGGTCATCAGACCCCTGTAACTAATAACATCCCACAAGAAGGAAATCGTGGTGGTTCTATTTCTCTTGGCATGCTCATTGATTTTATAATACAGCGTACTTATCATGAACTCACAGTTTTGGCTGAATT ATTGCCTAGAAAAACTGATATGGAACGTAAGATAGAAATTTACAACTTTTCAGCAAGAACCAGACAGCTGTATGTACGATTATTAGCATTGGTTAAATGGGCTAATAGTGCTTCCAAAGTTGACAAATCTGCG CATATAATGGCCTTCTTGGACAAGCAATCACTGCTTTTTGTCGATACGGCCGACATGCTTGCCAGGATGGCTCGAGATACGTTAGTACACGCTAGATTACCTAATTTCCACATTCCAGCCGCGGTTGAAGTTCTTACAACTGGAACCTATAGTCGTCTACCGGCATGCATAAGG gAAAGAATTGTTCCTCCGGATCCGATTACTCCGGCAGAAAAAAGAAGTACGCTTCAAAGATTAAATCAAGTAATTCAGCATAGATTGGTAACCGGAAATTTACTTCCACAAATGCGTAATTTAAAGATCGAAGCAGGAAGAGTAACATTTCTTGTGGAGCAAGAATTTTCGGTATCGCTTACGGTAATGGGAGATGGTCCAACGGTACCATGGAGATTATTAGAGCTGGAAATTTTAGTATCGGATAGGGAAACAGGAGACGGAAAAGCTTTGGTGCATCCGCTACAAACTCGCTATGTGCATCAA GTGGTTCAATTGAGATTGGCGGAAAGTTCAAATCCATTATCCGAAGTTTATCATATTTTACATTACTTTTGCCAATCACTGCAACTGGAAGTACTTTACTCTCAGACGCTACGACTGATACGAGATAGATTGGACGATCACATTCACGTTGATGAATATACACCAGGAAAATGTCTTTCTGTGTCATATTGGAGAGAATTAACTAGTAAAGATCCTCGATCTGAATTGGGATATAAACTTACAGTGCAAGTAGATCAACACGATCCTGCGAGGCCTCTCGCGATAGTACACGTTCCATCTTTAGGTAGTAAAGAAAGTGAAATAGCAGACAGAGCGATCAGATCGGATCAGTTATCGATGGAATGTTTACTGGTACACACAATTTATGTACGTACTAGAAGTAGATTATTAGATCTGAAACAAGAACTACAAACAATGTTGAAAGATGTTGAGTGTACCTTGGCTGGTTCGCCTGCGATTCTTTCTGTTCCAATCTTGCAACCTTGCTTGAGAGCAGAACATTTATTAGTTACCGTTGATACTCACACTGGAATGTTGCAATGTCATGTACCTCAGTACGAAGCACCTTTGGTTCCTGAGTTAACTGCTGCTTTAAACGGTGATCACTCTCGTCTTCCAACCTTAATATCAGAGCTCAG ATTTTGGATCACACAAAGAAGGTGCGAGAAAACGTTGCAGCATCTTCCAGCAACTTCTCACGAACGTTTACCGGTGCTCCTTCATCCTGATCACCCGATATCAAAGATTAGTAGACATCGTATGTTTGTCCAACTGCATCGACATCCTACAGTAATTTTGATAGTGGCATTTAAAGAAAAGGAAACTTCACCGTGTGAAATCGAGTGCTCGTTTTACCTAGCAGTAGTAAAGCACAGTTCCATAGAAGATGATCCTCACGATGATAGTATTGAAACAGAGATCCCAAAGATGTACTTGAAAGTACAAAGTTTAATTGAATTCGATACATTTGTCATAACTCATGGTCCCTTTACTAGCGTCGATAATG AAGCTACCGAGATAAGTGCTAAACGAAGAAGTGCGGGGCCCAGTGGAAGAGCCGATACTGgtacaatattacaaaatagaAGATCCAAACAACCTGCATATTTCATTCCAGAATTAGCCCATGTGGTTGCTCTCTGTGACGAAAGAATACCATTTGTAACATTGGCGCAAGAGTTAACTAGAAGAGAAATAGCTCATCAGGGACTTCAAGTAGAAGCAAATGCTACTGCATTAGTATTAAAATTAGTTCAATTACCTGCCCCTTCTGCTGCAATAAGTTCCAGTAGCGCGTGGTACGCGCTTCTTAAAAGATTACTTAGCGTTTCAATTAGAGTCCAGGGTAAGGGTATGGCTAAAACATGGATGGCTGAATTTGTGTTTTATGGTAGTCCCTTATCTAGTAGTCATCCTAAGGAACAAG gATTAAGGAGACCAGTATACTTTCAGTATGAAATGGGAACAGCAGATACTGTGTCACGTACAGTAGATGCATTACTTAATGATTGGGCACAAATTGTACACCTGTATTCTCTTGTACATGATTTAgctgaatatttcaaaatgg AAAAGTATAATTTGCGTAACATGGTCAGTATAAAGTCATACAATTATAGTAAATTAGTGTTAACCTATGGTCCTAATCGTGGAGCCACCGTTACTATCCAATGGAGTATCGATGATAAGgctttcaaattaatttttggaagAA gTCCAATGAGTACTGCCAGTAATGCTCATTCAATTATGAAGGAACAACTTGAATCTCACCTAAATAGACACAGAAATTTAGCACAACTTATACATATTCTTCATGAAACACTTCAACCCCTTACATCAATTAGTAAATTACCCACAATTCCACAACTTTGTGTCTATAATTCG aGACCTCAAGTACCGGTGCAAACTTTTACTATAATGCCACAGTGTGTGACTCTAGTCAGAATTGCATATCAGGGTATGTACTGTTTGGAACTACGTTTACGAGGAGGTGGTTTAGTAAGTTTGCGAGATGGAGCCTATAGCCGTTTTGATAGGAGTTACGTCGTTGATGAATTTACTCCAACCCAAGGCCTTAAG GCATTTCTATCCAAATACGTGGACGAGAGTGCAGTTTTTCGTAGAAGATCTCAGTCAGAAGATGATAATCCTCCTTCTCCTGTGACAATGGATAGCGATGGCGGTAGTGGTAGTGGAAACGTAGGTTTCTTAAGTCATCATAGAAGTGGGCCACAATCGCCTGCTCAGCAGAGAGATGGTTTAAGATTTCATCCTCCGCTTACTCCACCTTCTGGTAGCAATCCTCATACTCCAGCCAGTCCACATACTGCTAATATTTCACAG acGAATCAACATCAGAGTTTTGGAAGCAGCCCAGCCACTTCTTTCAACTTGGCTTCACCACCCTCGCTACCGCCTAACACGCCTAACATGTTGCCACATCCTTCACCAGGTTCTGGACTAGTCGCTAACAGTCCTCTTAATCCAATGCACGTCCCAAGTCCAGCTGGATTAATGCCAACGTCTTCGCCAGGGCCCTGCAGTAACGTTCAGGTGGGCCATTCTCCTGCAGGATCATTCATGCAAACTg GTCACATAGATGGAAGTCCCTTTCCATCTTCTCAGAGTATGGCTTCACCAGCAGCATCTAACTGGCCAGGATCGCCCAGTGTACCTAGACCATCTCCAGCGCGACCTGCGCAGAGTCCAGGACATGCTGCGTTACACAGTCCTCAAGCTTCTGATCATAAAACTGGAACGCATATTTCAAGAGTGCTTCCACAACGTTCATGGGCCGGTGCTGTACCTACTCTTCTTACTCATGAAGCTTTGGAACTGCTTTGCTGTCCCTCCCCACATCCGTCTGGACTTTCCGGCCCTGATCTTTCGCCACTCGAAAGATTTTTAGGATGCATTTACATGCGCCGACAGTTCCAACGATTCATTCAAACTGACGATTGT CTAACTGCAATAAATAGTACAGAACCAGGAGTAGTACATTTCAAAGTTGAAAGTCTTCAGTGTCGAGTTGGTTTAAATCCACAACACTTACAATCACttcacattaaagtgcaacCTCTTCCTGAACATAAAGATCAATGGACGCTTGAAGAATTACAA ATTATAGAGAAATTCTTTGATACAAGAGCAGCAGCTCCACCATATAAACCAAATACACTTTCTGGTTTTGGTAGAATGTTAAACGTTCCATTTAATGTTCTGAAAGATTTTGTACAAATTATGAAGTTGGAATTAGTGCCTGGATTAGCGCAACAGCAACAACTTAAATGGAACGTACAATGGTGTTTAAGGATTCCTCCTTCTGGAACTCCAATTGTACCTACTGGTATGGCAGCTGTGCTTGTTTgcagaaataaaattctattctTT TTGCAAATAACAAGGATTGGGTTACCGTATCAAGGAGAAACGCCATCATTGGTTTTACCATTAGTCTACGACGTTAGTACAAATTTAACACAGTTAGCTGAAAAAAGAGACCCTAGTCCAGCTTCCGCGATGGCTGCTGCATCTTTACAGTTGAAGAGATTTGCTGAATATGGTGCAAATCAATCCGAGTGTTCTCTCTTTCCTGCTGTTAGGGACCTGCTAGCTAATTTGACTCTTCCTTCAGAACCACCAGTTATGTCTCAA gTTGTTCCATCGCCAGCTGGTGGGCAAGTAACACCAACACAGCAGATACAAAGTCCTGCAATGCAACTACATTCTCCCATGGCTGGAAATCAAGGTCCTCCACAGGCACCATATGGGATTCAAGGTATGCCTCCAGTGGGAATAATGGGTGGACCACCTCAATAG